From the Theobroma cacao cultivar B97-61/B2 chromosome 2, Criollo_cocoa_genome_V2, whole genome shotgun sequence genome, one window contains:
- the LOC18609845 gene encoding cell number regulator 2, with protein MASLPVNSINSKPGQVTPWSTGLFDCFSDSFLCCKTCICPCITFGQNSEIIDEGSSSCALNAVLYVIMHHFLGCALSCLYGCYYRKKFRHQYGLEPSPCPDICVHCFCHYCALCQEQREIRNQGYDMIIGWRANVERQKRGVTMAPMAEGGMKR; from the exons ATGGCCAGCCTTCCAGTGAACTCAATCAACTCCAAGCCTGGCCAAGTAACCCCTTGGTCCACGGGTCTTTTCGACTGCTTCTCTGATTCTTTCCTCT GCTGCAAGACATGCATTTGCCCATGTATTACTTTTGGCCAGAACTCAGAGATTATAGACGAAGGCTCATCCT CTTGTGCTCTAAATGCTGTTCTCTATGTGATAATGCATCACTTTCTTGGTTGTGCGTTGTCGTGTCTGTACGGATGCTACTACCGTAAAAAATTCAGGCACCAGTATGGGTTGGAACCAAGCCCTTGTCCTGATATCTGTGTTCACTGCTTCTGCCACTACTGTGCCTTGTGTCAAGAGCAGCGCGAGATCAGAAACCAGGGATACGACATGATAATTG GATGGCGAGCAAACGTAGAGAGACAGAAACGCGGCGTAACAATGGCTCCCATGGCGGAAGGAGGGATGAAACGATGA